A genome region from Mycobacterium sp. 3519A includes the following:
- a CDS encoding DUF5078 domain-containing protein, whose amino-acid sequence MFSKASVAAVAVSVAAVALPAVASADASDDYPIPNRILKTTCTVDQYMAAVRDVEPVYYERYMTDYKNRPADVQDAARDRIYWFFSLDYAGRRQYSENTATNVYYEQVATRWGNWAKLFFNNKGVAAHGTDICMNYPPTDPTVWTW is encoded by the coding sequence ATGTTCAGCAAAGCGAGTGTCGCGGCGGTTGCGGTCAGCGTGGCGGCGGTGGCCCTGCCAGCGGTGGCCTCGGCCGATGCCAGCGACGACTACCCGATTCCCAACCGCATCCTGAAGACCACGTGCACCGTCGACCAGTACATGGCGGCCGTGCGGGACGTCGAACCGGTCTACTACGAGCGGTACATGACCGACTACAAGAACCGGCCCGCCGACGTTCAGGACGCCGCGCGTGACCGCATCTACTGGTTCTTCTCGTTGGATTACGCTGGCCGGCGGCAGTATTCGGAGAACACCGCGACCAACGTGTACTACGAGCAGGTGGCGACGCGTTGGGGCAACTGGGCCAAGCTGTTCTTCAACAACAAGGGTGTCGCCGCGCACGGCACCGACATCTGCATGAACTACCCGCCGACCGACCCCACGGTCTGGACTTGGTGA
- a CDS encoding DUF732 domain-containing protein, whose amino-acid sequence MRLATLAAAAVAPALVFAAPAHADPDTDFANELHTYGIYGQKDYNAWIGKITCKRLNNGQDADADKSAKFVFLQLPKGSTTEQAWQFLGASLRTYCPDKLPVLDAAAHQ is encoded by the coding sequence ATGAGACTCGCTACGCTGGCCGCCGCGGCGGTGGCGCCCGCCCTGGTGTTCGCTGCTCCGGCCCACGCCGACCCCGACACGGACTTCGCGAACGAACTCCACACATACGGCATCTACGGCCAGAAGGATTACAACGCGTGGATCGGCAAGATCACGTGTAAGCGGCTGAACAACGGGCAGGATGCGGACGCCGACAAGTCGGCGAAGTTCGTCTTCCTGCAACTACCCAAGGGCAGCACCACCGAACAGGCATGGCAGTTCCTCGGCGCGTCGCTTCGCACCTACTGCCCAGATAAGCTGCCGGTGCTCGACGCCGCCGCCCACCAGTAA
- a CDS encoding RND family transporter — MSNTHIGAPPIIPRFIRLFAVPVLLGWIALTVIVNVVAPQLEKVGEAHAVSLAPNDAPSLEAMQRVGKTFQEFDSNSSAMIVLEGDQPLGDAAHKYYDTLIDKLETDKTHVEHIQDFWGDPLTASGAQSADGKAAYVQVYLAGNQGESLSNESVESVRKIVADTPPPPGIKAYVTGPGPLMTDQQHAGDKSIQLITMITIAVIFVMLLFVYRSIVTVLLVLVMMFIELAAARGIVATLGYYELIGLSTFAVNLLTTLAIAAGTDYAIFLVGRYHEARENGEDRETAFYTMYHGTAHVILGSGLTIAGATFCLTFTRLPYFQTLGIPLAIGMLVAVAAALTMAPALLTVCSRFGLFDPKRAMKTRGWRRVGTAVVRWPGPILAASVALALIGLLALPSYKPSYNDRNYLPKDIPANLGYAAADRHFPQARMNPEMLLVETDHDVRNSADMLVIDRIAKSIFHVPGVGRVQSITRPEGTPIEHTSIPFLISMQGTSQQMNQDYMQKVMDNMLKQANDMQTSIDTMERMQNITVQMAATTHSMVTKMKGMTVDIEELRDHIADFDDFFRPLRNYFYWEPHCYDIPVCWSIRSIFDTLDGIDTMTDDIKNLLPDMEKLDTLMPQMVALMPSMIETMKSMQHITLTMYQSQKSQQDQMKAMQENQGAMGQAFDASKNDDSFYLPPEVFDNPDFKRGMKMFVSPDGKAVRFIISHESDPATPEGIALIPQIKNAAFEAIKGTPMEGSKIYLAGTASTYKDMQEGSNWDLLIAGISSLCLIFIIMLLLTRAVIASAVIVGTVLLSLGTSFGLSVLIWEHILGIPLHWMILAMSVIILLAVGSDYNLLLVSRFKEEIPAGIKTGIIRSMAGTGAVVTSAGLVFAFTMMSMVVSDLIVVGQVGTTIGLGLLFDTLVIRSFMTPSIAALMGRWFWWPQNVRTRPVPSPWPKPARHSAESPVRVGASGADDENPTGPIR, encoded by the coding sequence ATGAGTAACACGCATATCGGCGCGCCTCCGATCATCCCGCGCTTCATCCGGCTGTTCGCCGTGCCGGTCCTCCTGGGCTGGATCGCACTGACGGTCATCGTCAACGTCGTAGCCCCGCAATTGGAGAAGGTCGGCGAGGCACACGCGGTGTCGTTGGCGCCCAACGACGCACCCTCATTGGAGGCGATGCAGCGGGTCGGCAAGACCTTCCAGGAATTCGACTCCAACAGCTCGGCGATGATCGTGCTGGAGGGCGACCAGCCGCTCGGCGATGCGGCCCACAAGTATTACGACACCCTGATCGACAAGCTCGAGACCGACAAAACCCATGTCGAACACATTCAGGATTTCTGGGGCGATCCGCTGACCGCCTCCGGCGCACAGAGCGCCGACGGTAAGGCCGCCTACGTCCAGGTCTACCTGGCAGGCAACCAGGGCGAGAGCCTGTCGAACGAATCCGTCGAATCCGTTCGCAAGATCGTGGCAGACACTCCGCCGCCGCCGGGGATCAAGGCCTATGTCACCGGGCCCGGACCCCTGATGACCGATCAGCAGCACGCCGGCGACAAGAGCATCCAGCTGATCACCATGATCACGATCGCCGTGATCTTCGTGATGCTGTTGTTCGTCTACCGGTCCATCGTCACCGTCCTGCTGGTCCTGGTGATGATGTTCATCGAGTTGGCGGCGGCCAGGGGAATCGTTGCCACCCTTGGCTACTACGAACTGATCGGCTTGTCGACGTTCGCGGTCAACCTGCTCACCACGCTGGCCATCGCCGCGGGCACCGACTACGCGATCTTCCTCGTCGGCCGATATCACGAAGCGCGGGAGAACGGCGAGGACCGCGAAACCGCGTTCTACACGATGTATCACGGCACCGCGCACGTGATCCTGGGCTCGGGCCTGACCATCGCAGGCGCGACGTTCTGCCTGACTTTCACGCGACTCCCGTATTTCCAGACGCTGGGCATCCCGTTGGCCATCGGCATGCTCGTCGCGGTGGCGGCCGCGTTGACCATGGCGCCCGCCCTGCTCACGGTGTGCAGCCGGTTCGGTTTGTTCGACCCGAAGCGCGCGATGAAGACCCGCGGCTGGCGACGCGTTGGCACCGCGGTGGTGCGTTGGCCGGGACCGATTCTCGCCGCGTCGGTGGCGCTGGCGCTGATCGGGTTGCTGGCCCTGCCGTCGTACAAGCCGAGCTACAACGACCGCAACTATCTGCCCAAGGACATTCCGGCGAACCTCGGCTACGCGGCCGCGGACCGGCATTTCCCGCAGGCCCGGATGAATCCGGAGATGCTGCTGGTTGAAACCGACCATGACGTGCGCAACTCGGCGGACATGTTGGTGATCGACCGAATCGCCAAGAGCATCTTCCACGTCCCCGGCGTCGGACGGGTGCAGTCCATCACCCGTCCGGAAGGCACCCCGATCGAGCACACCTCGATCCCGTTCCTGATCAGCATGCAGGGCACCAGCCAGCAGATGAATCAGGACTACATGCAAAAAGTCATGGACAACATGCTGAAGCAGGCCAACGACATGCAGACGTCCATCGACACGATGGAACGGATGCAGAACATCACTGTGCAGATGGCGGCCACCACGCACAGCATGGTCACCAAGATGAAGGGCATGACGGTCGACATCGAGGAATTGCGCGACCACATCGCCGATTTCGACGATTTCTTCCGGCCGCTGCGCAACTACTTCTACTGGGAACCGCACTGCTACGACATCCCGGTCTGCTGGTCGATCAGATCGATCTTCGACACCCTCGACGGCATCGACACGATGACCGACGACATCAAGAACCTGCTTCCCGACATGGAGAAGCTGGACACGTTGATGCCCCAGATGGTGGCTCTGATGCCGTCGATGATCGAGACGATGAAGAGCATGCAGCACATCACGCTGACCATGTATCAGAGTCAGAAGAGCCAGCAGGACCAGATGAAGGCGATGCAGGAGAACCAGGGCGCGATGGGCCAGGCGTTCGATGCATCCAAGAACGACGACTCGTTCTATCTGCCGCCGGAAGTCTTCGACAACCCCGATTTCAAACGGGGCATGAAGATGTTCGTCTCCCCCGACGGAAAGGCCGTGCGGTTCATCATCTCTCACGAGAGTGACCCCGCGACTCCAGAGGGCATCGCGCTGATCCCGCAGATCAAGAACGCGGCATTCGAGGCGATCAAGGGCACGCCAATGGAGGGCTCGAAGATCTACCTGGCGGGAACGGCGTCCACTTACAAGGACATGCAGGAGGGTTCGAACTGGGACCTGCTGATCGCCGGGATTTCGTCGCTCTGCCTGATTTTCATCATCATGCTGTTGCTGACCAGGGCGGTGATCGCCTCGGCGGTCATCGTCGGCACGGTGCTGTTGTCTTTGGGTACGTCCTTCGGATTGTCCGTGCTGATCTGGGAACACATCCTGGGCATACCGCTGCACTGGATGATCCTGGCGATGTCGGTGATCATCCTGCTGGCGGTGGGCTCCGACTACAACCTGTTGCTGGTGTCCCGATTCAAGGAAGAGATACCCGCGGGCATCAAGACGGGCATCATCAGGTCGATGGCGGGCACCGGCGCGGTGGTCACCTCGGCGGGCCTGGTGTTCGCGTTCACCATGATGTCGATGGTGGTCAGCGACCTGATAGTGGTGGGTCAGGTGGGTACGACGATCGGACTGGGCCTGCTGTTCGACACCCTGGTGATCCGGTCGTTCATGACGCCGTCGATCGCGGCCCTGATGGGCCGCTGGTTCTGGTGGCCGCAGAATGTCCGGACGCGGCCCGTACCATCACCATGGCCGAAGCCGGCGCGGCATTCGGCTGAATCCCCGGTCCGCGTCGGCGCCAGCGGTGCCGACGACGAAAACCCAACGGGTCCAATTAGATAG
- a CDS encoding FAD-binding oxidoreductase yields MRVAVRSGGHSYTGASAADNAVIVDLREMPGDITFDQDRVTIPGAAHLDSIQEVLAARGRSVPGGSCPTVGIAGLTLGGGLGSDSRRCGLTCDALASATVVLPSGETVTASARDHTDLFWALRGGGANLGVVTAMTFRTFPTADRDVVTMVVPDGTAAQAIAGWRQWMRGADRAVWGMVNLTAGAGSQRCTVVLATPAGEGRGTAGDLVTAIGVQPASITVHTLGHLEFVRYFEGGSQASQPRSFLAGSDIIGDTTTSAADAIVAAMSSWPDDVGSATAVMESLSGAVADVSAADTAFPWRGEFACVQWYTEPSAETVSTATRWLGEAHAAVRAHSVGGYVNYAEADMPVSRYFGGNFERLVAVRRRYDPAGLMYAGL; encoded by the coding sequence TTGCGGGTCGCGGTCCGCAGCGGCGGGCACTCCTACACCGGCGCGTCGGCCGCCGACAACGCCGTGATCGTCGATCTGCGCGAGATGCCCGGCGACATCACGTTCGACCAGGACCGGGTGACGATTCCCGGTGCGGCACACCTGGATTCGATACAGGAGGTCCTGGCTGCGCGTGGACGATCGGTTCCGGGCGGCAGCTGCCCCACCGTCGGAATCGCCGGCCTGACGTTGGGCGGCGGGCTCGGATCCGATTCTCGGCGTTGCGGATTGACGTGTGACGCGTTGGCATCGGCCACGGTCGTGCTGCCCAGCGGCGAGACGGTCACCGCATCGGCGCGCGACCACACCGACCTGTTCTGGGCATTGCGAGGCGGCGGTGCGAACCTCGGCGTGGTCACCGCGATGACGTTCCGCACGTTTCCGACCGCCGACCGGGACGTGGTCACCATGGTCGTTCCCGACGGCACCGCCGCGCAGGCGATCGCCGGGTGGCGGCAGTGGATGCGCGGCGCCGACCGCGCGGTATGGGGCATGGTCAACCTCACCGCAGGGGCGGGATCCCAACGCTGCACCGTCGTGTTGGCGACGCCGGCCGGCGAGGGCCGCGGCACCGCCGGTGACTTGGTCACGGCCATCGGTGTCCAGCCCGCCAGCATCACCGTGCACACGCTCGGCCATTTGGAGTTCGTCCGCTACTTCGAAGGCGGCAGCCAGGCTTCCCAGCCGCGTTCGTTTCTCGCCGGTTCCGACATCATCGGCGACACGACGACGTCGGCCGCGGACGCCATCGTCGCCGCGATGTCGTCGTGGCCCGACGACGTCGGATCGGCGACCGCGGTGATGGAGTCCCTTTCGGGCGCGGTGGCCGACGTTTCAGCCGCGGACACCGCGTTTCCGTGGCGCGGGGAGTTCGCGTGCGTGCAGTGGTACACCGAGCCGTCAGCGGAGACGGTGTCGACGGCGACGAGGTGGTTGGGCGAGGCGCATGCCGCAGTGCGGGCACACTCGGTCGGCGGCTACGTGAACTACGCAGAAGCCGATATGCCCGTGTCGCGTTACTTCGGCGGAAACTTCGAGCGGCTCGTCGCTGTCCGCCGAAGATACGACCCCGCGGGATTGATGTACGCGGGCCTGTGA
- a CDS encoding aryl-sulfate sulfotransferase, whose product MAFVQFSGVTYHDPSLAFGCYVLYSGADGVTRLIDLNGVVHNEWPHPGVPARIIDPALNGGRVGDIGLQLTQLADSPGGIYGNRTVGQLTWTGEKVWEWGVEAPGGAARQNHDWELLENGNRLILVAIPREVPALGPHVVGDQGIYEVAPGGRIVWQWRAGDHLDEFGFTPEGFEYLRKTVARHPGDVWGYLEINSAKTLGPNRWHRDDPDTVFAPDNILISSRKANTVALIDRSTGRIVWRLGPYFEAEPGAEHQRINRHALPRPLDQLSGQHNPHLIGEGLPGARNLLVFDNQGGAGYPPAPLGIYAGSRVLEIDPMTRNIVWQYTAEDSGRPPWTFFSSFVSNAQRLPNGNTLITEGMHGRIFQVTQDGQVVWEYLTPYEDYAVAGEPEVKVSTVDGVDRPTLTRMIYRAQAVPFEWVPSKS is encoded by the coding sequence ATGGCTTTCGTTCAGTTCAGTGGCGTGACGTATCACGACCCCAGCCTCGCGTTCGGCTGCTATGTCCTCTACAGCGGCGCTGACGGTGTCACCCGGCTGATCGACCTGAACGGCGTCGTGCACAACGAGTGGCCGCATCCCGGCGTGCCTGCCCGCATCATCGATCCTGCGCTCAACGGCGGACGGGTCGGCGACATCGGTCTGCAACTGACGCAGTTGGCGGATTCGCCGGGCGGCATCTACGGCAACCGCACCGTCGGCCAGCTGACGTGGACCGGCGAGAAGGTCTGGGAGTGGGGCGTCGAAGCCCCTGGCGGCGCGGCCCGACAGAATCACGACTGGGAACTGCTGGAGAACGGCAATCGGCTCATCCTGGTGGCGATCCCGCGCGAAGTACCCGCTCTCGGCCCGCACGTCGTGGGTGATCAGGGAATCTACGAGGTGGCTCCCGGCGGGCGCATCGTCTGGCAATGGCGAGCGGGTGACCACCTCGACGAATTCGGTTTCACGCCCGAAGGATTCGAGTATCTGCGCAAAACCGTCGCGCGCCACCCTGGTGATGTCTGGGGATACCTCGAGATCAACAGTGCCAAGACGTTGGGGCCGAACCGTTGGCACCGCGATGACCCCGACACGGTGTTTGCCCCCGACAACATTCTGATCAGTTCGCGGAAAGCCAATACAGTCGCGCTGATCGACCGGTCCACAGGTCGGATCGTGTGGCGTCTGGGGCCGTACTTCGAGGCCGAACCCGGCGCCGAGCATCAGCGGATCAACAGGCATGCTCTGCCTCGACCTCTCGACCAACTCTCGGGTCAGCACAACCCGCATCTCATCGGCGAGGGGTTACCCGGCGCCCGGAACCTGCTCGTGTTCGACAACCAGGGTGGGGCGGGGTATCCGCCTGCGCCGCTTGGGATTTACGCGGGGTCGCGAGTCCTGGAGATCGACCCGATGACCAGAAACATCGTGTGGCAGTACACCGCTGAGGATTCCGGGCGCCCACCGTGGACGTTCTTCAGCTCATTCGTCAGCAACGCGCAGCGCCTGCCGAACGGAAACACGTTGATCACCGAGGGCATGCACGGCCGGATCTTTCAGGTGACGCAGGACGGTCAGGTGGTGTGGGAGTACCTGACTCCGTATGAGGATTACGCCGTCGCGGGGGAGCCTGAGGTCAAAGTGTCGACGGTCGACGGTGTCGACCGTCCCACGCTCACCCGGATGATCTACCGCGCGCAGGCCGTGCCGTTCGAGTGGGTGCCCAGCAAATCATGA
- a CDS encoding class I SAM-dependent methyltransferase, with translation MTSAPRRTLNDAVTRFWSLAAPLYDSPALQQWVYRPAQDEVIAVLGSRGARRIADVACGTGILAARIADELDPDEVYGIDMSDGMLAQARARTSKVLWRKGPAEHLPFEDGTLDAVVTTSAFHFFDQPAALREFHRVLAPGGLTAVATLSPRQRLPLHRLSANRLNPAHNPTPAEMRKLFADAGFRVEDQHRVHRPVWTQLLSDLITIGVKP, from the coding sequence GTGACGTCGGCGCCCCGACGAACGCTCAACGACGCGGTCACGCGGTTCTGGAGTCTCGCGGCGCCGCTGTACGACTCGCCTGCCTTGCAGCAGTGGGTATACCGCCCGGCGCAGGACGAGGTGATCGCGGTGCTCGGCAGCCGCGGCGCCCGTCGGATCGCCGACGTTGCGTGCGGCACAGGCATTCTCGCCGCCCGGATCGCGGACGAGTTGGATCCTGACGAGGTCTACGGCATCGACATGTCCGATGGCATGCTCGCCCAGGCACGAGCACGCACGTCGAAGGTGCTGTGGCGCAAGGGGCCTGCGGAGCATTTGCCGTTCGAGGACGGCACGCTGGACGCGGTCGTCACGACTTCGGCGTTTCACTTCTTCGATCAGCCGGCCGCGTTGCGTGAATTCCATCGCGTCCTTGCCCCAGGCGGCCTGACGGCGGTGGCGACATTGAGTCCGCGCCAGCGGCTGCCGCTGCACCGGCTATCCGCGAATCGACTGAACCCGGCCCACAATCCGACGCCGGCCGAGATGCGAAAGTTGTTCGCAGACGCGGGCTTCCGCGTCGAAGATCAGCACCGCGTGCACCGTCCGGTGTGGACTCAGCTGCTGTCGGACCTGATCACCATCGGCGTCAAGCCCTAG